TGTGATAAGTCAGACCGAAAACATCCCCGAAACGTATACGACCATCCTCCAGGTAACTGGGATATCGTCCGTGCCAGACCATACTCAAACCGTCAACTTCCTCAAAACGGACCCGCCGCTCACATTCGGTTGACAGGGGCGGCGGGTCACCCTCAACAGCTGGAAAATATTCTCTGGAAAAACCCATAGTCAATCCTGTCCACCTTCTGTTGTTCCAACCTGCACAAAGACACACTGTCCACTGGCAATAACTCCGGCTTCACCTTCCAGGAAAAACTTCCCGTGCCAGCCGTCTTCTTCCTGCTCCTGTAATACGATCTCTGCCTCAACCTGCTGTTCCGGAACTATCATACCGCGAAACTTCGTACGACTGTATGTCTGCGGCTTGAGACGTTGACCAAGACTCTCTTCCGCCAGAAAGCGGACTATACCAAGCTGCATGACAGCAGGCAGAATGGGATGGCCCGGAAAATGACCGGCAAAACCGGCATAGTCGCGGGAAAAAAGAAAACTCCCCCGCACAACAGTCTTCCCGCTATCCCTTTTCTCCACTGTCAGACCCAGGCAGGTGTTTGTAAGAGAAGAATAGAGTGACTTATACTGTTTTTCCATAGTGACTCCAAAATAACTTAATCTTGCAAAACAAATTTTTGGGATATTCAGGGCCCTGATTTTATTACAACACCCAGGGAATAAACATTTTTGTCCGTCGCATATAATCCTCATAAGAGGTCCCGAAAAACCTGATATTCTCATCCTCCTCAACCCGGGCCGTCGCAAAAAGGAAAAGCGTCACCAAGCCGATCAGGCATATGTTCAACAGGGTAATCCGTTTAAGAAATGCCCCCCATCCGAGGAACAGCAGGGAAGCATACATGGGGTGGCGAACAAAACGGTACAATCCGGTTTCAACAATATTGACCGTATTTTCAAAGTCATGGTTACCCGGCATATCACCTCGATGGCCATGCCCTCCTTCTTCCTTGAGTTTCTTCAGGGATAAAACAATAAAAACAATCGACAGGGCCA
The DNA window shown above is from Desulfomarina profundi and carries:
- a CDS encoding methyltransferase family protein; the protein is MVRGAVFILCTFLLICFSWRALRDFRVHGFYRFFAFEGIVALLLLNQPVWFKRPFSPVHLLAWLLLALSIVFIVLSLKKLKEEGGHGHRGDMPGNHDFENTVNIVETGLYRFVRHPMYASLLFLGWGAFLKRITLLNICLIGLVTLFLFATARVEEDENIRFFGTSYEDYMRRTKMFIPWVL